In a genomic window of Xylophilus rhododendri:
- a CDS encoding CaiB/BaiF CoA transferase family protein, with amino-acid sequence MTLPLQGITVVSLEHAIAAPFCTRQLADLGARVIKVERPGAGDFARAYDQRVKGEASHFVWTNRSKESLALDLKQPEAIAALRCLIAKADVLVQNLAPGAAARMGLGYEALKAEFPRLIVCDISGYGADGPYRDKKAYDLLIQSEAGFLSVTGTAEQPCKSGNSIADIAAGMYAYSNILAALLRRGTTGEGAHIDISMLESLAEWMGFPMYYAFDGAAPPPRAGAAHASIYPYGPFPAGDGGTVMLGLQNEREWKLFCEHVLLDTALAGDERFDANARRNANREALRDIIVRAFCELSTAQVLARLDEAGIANATMNDMAGLWAHPQLAARQRWRQVGSPAGDIPALLPPGRSDRWEARMDPVPHVGQHSRALLREAGLDEAAIDALCGPTAAQQAA; translated from the coding sequence ATGACACTGCCCCTGCAAGGCATCACCGTGGTCTCGCTGGAACATGCGATCGCCGCGCCTTTCTGCACCCGCCAGCTGGCCGACCTGGGCGCGCGGGTGATCAAGGTGGAGCGGCCCGGCGCCGGCGACTTCGCCCGCGCCTACGACCAGCGGGTTAAGGGCGAGGCATCGCATTTCGTCTGGACCAACCGCAGCAAGGAAAGCCTGGCGCTGGACCTGAAGCAGCCCGAGGCCATCGCCGCCTTGCGCTGCCTGATCGCCAAGGCCGATGTGCTGGTGCAGAACCTGGCGCCGGGCGCGGCCGCCCGCATGGGCCTGGGCTACGAGGCGCTGAAAGCCGAGTTCCCGCGGCTCATCGTCTGCGACATCTCGGGCTACGGCGCCGATGGGCCCTACCGCGACAAGAAGGCCTACGACCTGCTGATCCAGAGCGAGGCGGGATTCCTCTCGGTCACCGGCACGGCGGAGCAGCCCTGCAAGTCGGGCAACTCCATCGCCGACATCGCCGCCGGCATGTACGCCTACTCCAACATCCTGGCCGCGCTGCTGCGCCGGGGCACGACGGGGGAGGGTGCGCATATCGACATCTCGATGCTGGAGTCGCTGGCCGAGTGGATGGGTTTTCCCATGTACTACGCCTTCGATGGCGCCGCGCCGCCGCCGCGTGCCGGTGCGGCGCACGCCAGCATCTACCCCTACGGACCGTTCCCGGCCGGCGACGGCGGCACGGTGATGCTGGGCCTGCAGAACGAGCGCGAATGGAAGCTCTTCTGCGAACACGTGCTGCTGGATACGGCGCTGGCCGGCGACGAACGCTTCGATGCCAATGCCAGGCGCAACGCCAACCGGGAGGCGCTGCGGGACATCATCGTGCGGGCGTTCTGTGAACTCTCCACCGCCCAGGTGCTGGCCCGGCTGGACGAGGCCGGCATCGCCAACGCCACCATGAACGACATGGCTGGGCTCTGGGCCCATCCGCAGCTGGCGGCGCGCCAGCGCTGGCGCCAGGTGGGCAGCCCGGCCGGCGACATCCCGGCCCTGCTGCCCCCCGGCCGCAGCGACCGCTGGGAAGCCCGCATGGACCCGGTGCCGCATGTCGGCCAACATAGCCGGGCGCTGCTGCGCGAGGCCGGCCTGGACGAGGCCGCCATCGATGCCCTGTGCGGGCCGACAGCGGCGCAGCAAGCCGCCTGA
- a CDS encoding acyl-CoA dehydrogenase family protein has protein sequence MTKTTTTEDPYADIRDAVRDLCARFPDEYHRKVDEKRGYPAEFVDALTQAGWMATLIPEQYGGSGLGLAEASVVMEEINRSGGNSGACHGQMYNMNTLLRHGSEQQKQFYLPRIASGEWRLQSMGVTEPTTGTDTTKIKTTAVKKGDKYVVNGQKVWISRVQHSDWMILLARTTPLAEVTKKSEGMSIFMVDLREAEKTGMTVRPIPNMVNHETNELFFENLEIPAENLIGEEGKGFRYILDGLNAERTLIAAECIGDGYWFIDRVTKYVKERVVFGRPIGQNQGVQFPIAEAHIEVEAANLMRWEACRLFDAHQPCGAQANMAKYLAAKASWEAANACIQFHGGFGFANEYDVERKFRETRLYQVAPISTNLILSYVAEHVLGLPRSF, from the coding sequence ATGACCAAGACCACGACCACCGAAGACCCGTACGCCGACATCCGCGACGCGGTGCGCGACCTCTGCGCCCGTTTCCCCGACGAATACCACCGCAAGGTCGACGAGAAACGCGGCTATCCCGCTGAGTTCGTCGATGCCCTCACCCAGGCCGGCTGGATGGCCACCCTGATCCCCGAGCAATACGGCGGCTCCGGCCTGGGCCTGGCCGAAGCCTCGGTGGTGATGGAGGAGATCAACCGCAGCGGCGGCAACTCCGGCGCCTGCCACGGCCAGATGTACAACATGAACACCTTGCTGCGCCACGGCTCGGAGCAGCAGAAGCAGTTCTACCTGCCGCGCATCGCCAGCGGCGAATGGCGGCTGCAGTCCATGGGCGTGACCGAGCCCACGACCGGCACCGACACCACCAAAATCAAGACCACCGCGGTGAAGAAGGGCGACAAATACGTCGTCAACGGCCAGAAGGTCTGGATCAGCCGGGTGCAGCATTCCGACTGGATGATCCTGCTGGCCCGCACCACGCCGCTGGCCGAGGTGACGAAGAAGTCCGAGGGCATGTCCATCTTCATGGTCGACCTGCGCGAGGCCGAGAAGACCGGCATGACGGTGCGGCCCATCCCCAACATGGTCAACCACGAGACCAACGAACTCTTCTTCGAGAACCTGGAGATCCCGGCGGAGAACCTGATCGGCGAGGAGGGCAAGGGCTTCAGGTACATCCTCGACGGCCTGAACGCCGAGCGCACCCTGATCGCCGCCGAATGCATAGGCGACGGCTACTGGTTCATCGACCGGGTGACGAAGTACGTGAAGGAGCGGGTGGTCTTCGGCCGCCCCATCGGCCAGAACCAGGGCGTGCAGTTCCCCATCGCCGAGGCCCACATCGAGGTGGAGGCGGCCAACCTGATGCGCTGGGAGGCCTGCCGCCTGTTCGACGCCCACCAGCCCTGCGGCGCCCAGGCCAACATGGCCAAGTACCTGGCGGCCAAGGCCAGCTGGGAGGCGGCCAATGCCTGCATCCAGTTCCACGGCGGCTTCGGCTTCGCCAACGAATACGACGTGGAGCGCAAGTTCCGCGAGACCCGGCTCTACCAGGTGGCGCCCATCTCCACCAACCTGATCCTGAGCTACGTGGCCGAGCATGTGCTGGGCCTGCCGCGTTCCTTCTAG
- a CDS encoding FAS1-like dehydratase domain-containing protein — protein MNTLATSASAAVLDTATIEHLKSWAGRAETASDLITAFPVTGLAATLDREDGAFLAQDPAAELPPLWHWLYFLPQHRQDELGEDGHARRGGFLPPVPLPRRMWAGGRLKWQADNPLRLGQAVERRSRILSVAHKAGRSGELMFVTVGHEVHNPQGLALSEEHDIVYRAAAQPGETAPPPTPAETGAAWRRGLSADPVMLFRYSALTFNGHRIHYDRSYVTGVEGYPGLIVHGPLIATLLVDLLHRHAPGRRLLGFDFRAVRPTFDIHPFAVNGQPSDDGRTVRLWGQDHQGFLTMQATATFA, from the coding sequence ATGAATACCCTCGCCACAAGCGCATCCGCCGCCGTGCTGGACACGGCCACGATCGAACACCTCAAGAGCTGGGCCGGCCGCGCCGAAACCGCCAGCGATCTGATCACCGCCTTTCCCGTCACCGGCCTGGCCGCCACGCTGGACCGGGAAGACGGCGCCTTCCTCGCGCAAGACCCCGCGGCCGAGCTGCCCCCGCTGTGGCACTGGCTCTACTTCCTGCCCCAGCACCGCCAGGACGAACTGGGCGAGGACGGCCATGCCCGCCGCGGCGGTTTCCTGCCGCCGGTGCCCCTGCCGCGCCGCATGTGGGCCGGCGGCCGGCTGAAGTGGCAGGCCGACAACCCCTTGCGCCTCGGCCAGGCGGTGGAACGGCGCTCGCGCATCCTGTCGGTGGCGCACAAGGCCGGCCGCAGCGGCGAGCTGATGTTCGTCACCGTCGGCCACGAGGTGCACAACCCGCAGGGCCTGGCGCTGAGCGAGGAGCACGACATCGTCTACCGCGCCGCCGCCCAGCCCGGCGAGACCGCGCCCCCACCCACGCCCGCCGAGACTGGCGCCGCCTGGCGGCGCGGCCTGAGCGCCGATCCGGTGATGCTGTTCCGCTATTCGGCGCTCACCTTCAACGGCCACCGCATCCACTACGACCGCAGCTATGTCACCGGGGTCGAGGGCTACCCCGGCCTGATCGTGCACGGCCCGCTGATCGCCACCCTGCTGGTCGACCTGCTGCACCGCCATGCGCCCGGCCGGCGCCTGCTGGGCTTCGACTTCCGCGCCGTGCGGCCCACCTTCGACATCCACCCCTTCGCGGTGAACGGCCAGCCTTCGGACGACGGCCGCACCGTGCGCCTCTGGGGCCAGGACCACCAAGGCTTTCTCACCATGCAGGCCACGGCCACTTTCGCCTGA
- a CDS encoding LysR family transcriptional regulator, protein MNFDLRDLRLYIAAAELGSLTRAAERLHLSLAAASARIRQLEDQAGVALLQREPRGVRLLPAGVVLLHHARAMLRQTEQLRAELGEYGGGARGHLRVLANTTAVSDFLPEILPGFLRGNPGINVDLQEKPNTVIPRGVLDESADIGIVAGQVDTLGLEQIHFSTDRLVLVTPLRHRFARRKSVAFAETLDEDTVGMQQGSTLHAFLAGIADGLGRRQKLRLQLGSFDAMCRMISGGVAIGVLPESTALRHRDALGLALVPLSDPWCVRERYLLTRDRARLAPYGRELIAAVCRHFGTPAPA, encoded by the coding sequence ATGAACTTCGACCTGCGCGACCTGCGCCTCTACATCGCCGCGGCCGAACTCGGCAGCCTGACCCGTGCGGCCGAGCGGCTGCACCTGTCGCTGGCCGCGGCCAGCGCGCGCATCAGGCAGCTGGAGGACCAGGCCGGCGTGGCCCTGCTGCAGCGCGAGCCGCGCGGCGTGCGGCTGCTGCCGGCCGGCGTGGTGCTGCTGCACCATGCCCGCGCCATGCTGCGCCAGACCGAGCAGCTGCGCGCCGAACTCGGCGAATACGGCGGCGGCGCACGCGGCCACCTGCGGGTGCTGGCCAACACCACGGCGGTGAGCGACTTCCTGCCGGAGATCCTGCCGGGCTTTCTGCGCGGCAACCCCGGCATCAATGTGGACCTTCAGGAAAAACCGAACACGGTGATACCGCGCGGTGTGCTCGACGAGAGCGCCGACATCGGCATCGTCGCCGGCCAGGTGGACACCCTGGGCCTGGAGCAGATCCACTTCAGCACCGACCGGCTGGTGCTGGTGACGCCGCTGCGCCACCGCTTCGCCAGGCGCAAGTCGGTGGCCTTCGCCGAGACCCTGGACGAGGACACCGTGGGCATGCAACAGGGCAGCACCCTGCACGCCTTCCTGGCCGGCATCGCCGATGGCCTGGGCCGGCGGCAGAAGCTGCGGCTGCAGCTGGGCAGCTTCGATGCCATGTGCCGGATGATCTCGGGCGGCGTGGCGATCGGCGTGCTGCCGGAATCCACCGCCCTGCGCCACCGGGATGCGCTGGGGCTGGCGCTGGTGCCGCTGTCGGATCCGTGGTGCGTGCGGGAACGCTATCTGCTCACCCGCGACCGGGCGCGGCTGGCGCCCTACGGCCGCGAGCTGATCGCGGCGGTCTGCCGGCATTTCGGCACGCCGGCTCCAGCCTGA